The Pseudomonas fragi DNA window AAGCCAAGAAAAAGCCGCTTGAAGTGCTGACGCCAGACGCGTTGGGTGTTTCGACTGCTTCGACCCACTCGACCCTCAAAGTTGAAGCCCCGGCTGCACGCAGCGCGGGTATCAAGGTCAAGTCGGTGGCTGAACTGGTCGAGAAACTGAAAAACGAAGCGAAGGTGATCTGAACATGACGGTCCTGGTACTTGCAGAACATGATGGTGTCGGTATTGCATCGGCAACCCTGAACACGCTGGCGGCGGCTGGCCAAATCGGCGCTGACATTCACCTGCTGGTGGCCGGGCAGGGGCTGGGCAGCGTAGCGCAGGCGGCAGCTCAGATCGCAGGCGTGGCCAAAGTGCTGGTTGCGGATAACGCGGCTTACGCCCATCAGTTGCCGGAAAACCTTGCCCCGCTGATAGCAGAGCTGGGTGCCGGCTACAGCCATATCCTGGCCGCCGCGACCTCCAACGGCAAAAACATCCTGCCGCGCGTTGCTGCGCAGCTGGACGTTGACCAGATCTCCGAGATCATCTCGGTGGTCAGCGCCGACACCTTCACCCGCCCGATCTACGCCGGTAACGCCATTGCCACCGTGCAGTCCACTGCGCCAGTGAAGGTGATCACCGTGCGTGCCACCGGTTTCGACCCGGTTGCCGCCCAAGGTGGTTCGGCAGCGGTTGAGGCGGTTGCAGCGGTTCACGATGCAGGCACGTCGTCGTTCGTGGGCGAGGTACTGGCCAAGTCGGACCGCCCTGAGCTGACCGCCGCCAAGGTCGTGGTTTCCGGTGGGCGCGGCATGCAGAACGGCGACAACTTCAAGTACCTGTATGCCCTGGCTGACAAGCTGGGAGCAGGGGTCGGCGCATCCCGCGCGGCGGTGGACGCAGGCTTTGTACCCAACGACATGCAGGTCGGTCAGACCGGTAAAATCGTTGCGCCACAGCTGTATATCGCGGTGGGCATTTCCGGCGCGATCCAGCATCTGGCCGGCATGAAAGACTCCAAGGTGATCGTGGCGATCAACAAGGACGAAGAAGCGCCGATTTTTCAGGTGGCCGATTATGGCCTGGTGGCGGACCTGTTCGACGCCGTGCCTGAGCTGGAGCAGGCGGTCTGACATCCTGTGGGAGCCTGCTCCCACAGGAAACAACCACCTGCCAGAAGGACAATTTTTGCCACAATCCGTTTTGTAGTTCAGTAGATGCCAGTGCCGGTAGATGTGTAGATTTCCGACGGTTACAGCCCATCCTTATTACATTGTTTCGAGGGGGAAACATGTCGGATAACTTGACCAGGAATCTAGTGAACGCACTTGTACTCGTGACCAGTTTGGCCCCTGCCGGTTCTGTGCTGGCAGATGGGGCAGTCAACGATCCGTTGTATATAGCCGGCGATTATAAATGCACGGGCTTTGACAGCCATGACGGCGCCTTCAAGGGCGATCTGAGTTTCAAGGTGGATGAAAAATCCAGCCACTTCAGCCAGAACTTTGGTGCCTACACGTTCAAGCTTGAAGTTGACCTGGGTAGCGACAAGGCCATCTATACAGGCTACGCCGCGGCCCAGGGCCAGCAACTGGCGATGTACTTTGCCAATGACAGCCTGGAGGCCGCCACCGATCGCGGAGTCGGGCTCGCGACCATCACCCGGGACCAGGACAGCAAGGGGCAATACACCACCACGCTGCACAAGTCCTATTACCTGCCTGACTACAATGGCGGCGGCCGAGGCACGGAAGTCTGCATTAAAACCCCGCAAGCATGAAATTGAAAAAGCCCCGGGGGTTGTCCGGGGCTTTCTTGTACGGCGGGGCTATCAGCTGTAGCTGTTAACCTTGACCAGCGCAGGCGCGGTTTGCGCCTTTTGCCAGGTCAGGGTCAGGGTTTGCAGCACGCGCGCCATGTAGTCGCTATCGGCTGCAGCCTTTTTGCCCACGTAGCCTTGGCCACGGCGGTACATTTTGAGGTGGGCACGCATTTGTGGGCGTTCTTCCTCGAATCTGGTTTCTTCCTTGCACGACGTTACAGGATCGATACGCACATCACCGGCATCGCTGATCCACAGGATGTGGTCGTTCAGCGTGTCTTTCTGGGCAGCGAAGAGTCGAGCCAGCTCGTTAACAGTCGGTTGGTTATTCAGGTTCATGGCTAACTCCTTGACTACTCGTTGATCTGTCTAATTGATTCGCGCAACTGCACATGCAGCGCTGCGTAGTGTCCATCCAAAGCAGATCTGTCTTGAGTTCGTCATATGTAGTAGTAAAACCCGGCACTACATAAAGAGCGTAAAGCGAAGGAGAGCAGCGTGAACCAGGATGCCTGAGTGACATGACGCATCAGCCACAAGCTTCTTGAGGACGTTTCGCTAGCCCCTGTCGTCTTTGACGCGGACGATCAAGCCAGGTCAGCTTCATCAATTCTGCCTTGTGGGCAGTACCTATCCCGGAACAGCCCGACAGCTCGTCGAGCATGCTTGCAACAACCCTTTCCAGCGCTTCCGGTGGGGAAGACGTCTGCATAATGCTGGGGGAAAATCGTGCCGTCAATACGTATGTAGTGATTATTTTCAGGCACTACATATGTGACCGGCAGGTCGCTTTTCAGTATGCCGGTCACCCCTTGATGCAGACGCAATGCAGGCCGGGTACCGAGTGCGCGCGTGGCTTGCCGGCGCATGCAATGCTCGGCTCTGCTAGTATCTGCTGCTTTGAAATTGACCCGAGGTACCTTTATGAGCGAGCCGATCCGCCTGACCCAGTACAGCCACGGTGCGGGGTGCGGGTGCAAGATTTCGCCTCAGGTACTGGAAGTGATCCTTGCCGGCAGCGGCGCACAAAACCTCGACCCCAAGCTGTGGGTCGGCAATGCCTCGCGTGACGATGCTGCGGTCTATGCCCTGGATGACGAGCGCGGGGTGGTTTCGACCACCGATTTCTTTATGCCGATCGTCGATGACCCTTACGATTTCGGCCGTATTGCCGCCACCAATGCCATCAGCGACATCTATGCAATGGGCGGTGACCCATTGATGGCCATTGCGATTCTGGGCTGGCCGGTGCATCTGTTGCCGCCTGAAGTGGCCCGCGAAGTGATCCGCGGTGGTCGCGCCGTGTGTGATGACGCCGGCATCCCGCTGGCGGGCGGGCATTCCATCGATACCCCCGAGCCGATTTTCGGCCTGGCCGTGACAGGCGTGGTCAACAAGCGCCAGATGAAGCGCAATGACACCGCCACGGCGGGTTGCCTGTTGTACCTGACCAAGCCTCTGGGCATCGGTATCCTCACCACCGCCGAGAAAAAGGGCAAGTTGCGCACCGCCGATGTGGGCCTGGCGCGGGACTGGATGTGTACGCTGAACAAGGTGGGCAGCCAGTTTGCCAAACTCGACGGGGTCAAGGCCATGACCGATGTGACCGGTTTTGGCCTGCTCGGCCATCTGGTGGAAATGGCCGATGGCAGTCAGCTGACGGCACAGATCGAATATGCCAGGGTGCCGCGCCTGGCCTCGGTCGAGTATTACCTGGAACAGGGTTGCGTGCCGGGTGGCACCTTGCGCAACTATGACAGTTACGCCGCCCAACTGTCGCCGCTGCAAGAGCTGCACAAGCGTGTGCTTTGCGACCCGCAAACCAGTGGCGGCCTGCTGGTTGCAGTGAGCCCGGAAGGTAATCAGGCATTCCTGCAAATGGCCAGTGAGCATGGCCTGACCCTGGAGCCGATCGGCCAGTTGGTTGAGCGACAGACATACGCGGTTGAGGTGTCATGATGGCTGATGACGTCACCGACTATCGCGAGCTGTTTCTCAATGACCGGCCGATGATGGACACCCGCGCGCCGATCGAATTTCACAAGGGGGCGTTCCCCGGGGTGGTCAACCTGCCGCTGATGACCGACCGCGAGCGCGAGCGGGTGGGCACCTGCTACAAGCAGCAAGGCCAGCAGGCGGCGGTGGTGCTGGGCCACCAACTGGTGTCGGGGCAGGTCAAGGCCGAGCGCCTGCAGGCCTGGGCCGATTTTGCCCGGGCCAACCCCGAGGGTTGCCTGTACTGCTTTCGTGGCGGCATGCGCTCGCAGATTGTCCAGCAGTGGCTCAAGCACGATGCCGGGATCGATTACCCGCGCGTCACCGGCGGTTACAAGGCCCTGCGTAGCTTTCTGATCCAGACCCTGGACGATGCCGTGGCCCAGTGCGACATGACCGTGCTCGGCGGCATGACCGGCACTGGCAAGACCGATGTGCTGGTGCAGCTCAACAATGGCCTTGACCTGGAGGGCCATGCCAACCATCGCGGCTCAAGTTTCGGCAAGCGGGCCACGGCGCAGCCGTCGAATATCGACTTTGAAAATCGGCTGGCCATTGACGTGCTGAAGAAGCGCGCCAAGGGCCATGAAGGTTTTGTGGTTGAAGACGAAAGCCGCACGGTGGGTAGCTGCGCCTTGCCACTGACGTTGTATCAACGTATGCAGGGCGCCCCTGTGGTCTGGCTTGAAGACCGCCTGGAAAGCCGGGTTGAACGCATCCTGCGCGACTATGTAGTGGACTTGTGTGCCGAGTTCACCGCCAGCAATGGCGAACATGGCTTTGCCCTGTTCTCCCGGCGCCTGCTTGAAAGCCTGGCCAATATCCAGCGGCGCCTGGGCGGCGAGCGCCACCAGCGCTTGCAGGCAGTCATGCAAGAGGCCTTGCAGGAGCAGGAACGTTGCGGTGCGGTAGACCTGCACCGGGTCTGGATCGAAGCCCTGCTGCGCGAGTATTACGACCCGATGTACGCCTTCCAGCGCGAGAAAAAGGGCTCGCGCATTGCCTTTGCCGGGGATCAGGCCGCAGTGCTGGAATATCTGCGCAGCACACCCAGCCACTAGCCTGTGGCGCTGACGGCAAACCCGTCAGCGCCGTGCTGTCCGCGTGGGCAAGGTGTTTGCCTGCGCTTCAGCTGCCGCGCACCCGCCCCGGATAATTCATCACAAACTGCACATGGGCCTTCACCCCGGTGGCCAGGGTGGCATCGTCGGCGGTGAAGTAGGGGCTGTGGTTGTTGGCGGCCTTGCTCATGTCCTGCCCTTCAGGCGTAGCACCCAAAAATACAAACAATCCCGGGACTTTTTCGGCGTAGTACGAGAAGTCTTCGCTTGGCGACAGGGACGCAGGCAGCAACTGCACCTTGCCTGGCGCAGCCAGTTGCAGGGCCGGGACCATGGCTGCGGTCAGTTGCGGGTCGTTGCTGGTGACCGGCGCATGGTTGACCAGCAGCAGGTCGGCCTTGGCCTCGTAGGCGCTGGCAATGCCTTGTACCAGCGGCGGCATTTTTTTCAGCAGGGTGTCGCGCACCGCGGCGCTGTTGCTGCGAATGGTGCCGGTCATTTCCACGGTCTCGGGGATGATATTGGCCGCAGAACCGGCATTGAGCGTGCCGACACTAATCACCCCCATGCCTTGTGACAGGTCGGCACGGCGGCTGACCAGGGTTTGCAGGCCGTCGATGATGGCGGCGCTGGCCACCACCGGGTCAACCCCGCTCCAGGGCGCCGAGCCGTGGGTCTGCTGGCCTTTGACGATGAGGCGAAAGCCGTCGCTGCTGTTGAGCACGGTACCGGCCTTGTAATACAGATGACCGGTGGGGTAGCCCGCCATCACATGCACGCCAAAGATCGCTTCGACCTTGGGTGAGTCCAGGGCACCGTCGCGGATCATGGCCTGGGCGCCGATCAGGGTATCGGTTTCGAACTCGTCGACATCCGCCGCGCCTTCTTCGGCAGGCTGGAACAGGAATACCACGGTGCCGGCCACCTGGTCGCGATGCTCGGCCAGCACTCTGGCTGCGCCCAGCAGCATGGCGGTGTGGGTGTCATGGCCGCAGGCGTGCATCACCGGCACGGTTTTGCCCAGGCGGATACCGGTAGCCGTGCTGGCGTAGGGCAGGCCGGTCATTTCCTTGACGGGCAGGGCGTCCATATCGGCACGCAGGGCCACGACCGGCCCGGGCAGGCCGCCCTTGAGCACGCCAACGACGCCGGTCTTGCCGACGCCGGTGCGCACTTGCAGGCCCAAGCTTTTAAGCTGCTCGGCGACCAGGGCGGCGGTCTTGAATTCCTGATTACCCATCTCCGGGTTCTGGTGAAGGGTGTGGCGCAGCGAAATCACCTGGTCATTGACCGCCGCGACGGCGGGGTCGACCCAGCTCAGGTCAGCCGCATGGCTGGTTCCGGTCAGTGTGCTCAACAGGGCGAGGTACAAAGGGGCATGGCGAAGGCGGGGCAGCATCGAAAGTCTCTTGTTTGTTGTTTTTAGGGCGCACAGGGTAAGCCAGTTTTTTGCAGGGGCGGCGCAACCACCCGGCTAAAAGCGTTCGATTACCGCACATTAGCCGAGGGTCCAATTGCTCTGCCAGGGTCGGCGTGCCTACTCTGGCGCACGTGACGCCAATAATAATGACAACACCGAGTACCTGACCGATGGATAGCCGCCTGCTGAGCGAGCGCAGTAGTGTGTTCCGACATGCTGACCCCCATGCCGTGTCCGATTATGTGAACCGGCATGTTGGCCAGCACTGTATTGGCCTTTCCCGAACCACCCGGCCGCTGGCCAGCCTCAATCATCGCAAGTTCGCCGAGCTGGATCTGTGCCGTATCAGTTATGGCGGCAGTGTGCGCGTGACCTCGCCGGCACTGGAGAGCATCTTTCACTTGCAGGTGCTGCTGCGCGGCAATTGCCTGTGGCGCGGCGCCAATCGCGAGCAGCATCTGGGGCCGGGGGAGCTGCTGGTGATCAACCCGGATGATCCGGTGGATCTGACTTACTCTCAGGACTGTGAAAAGTTCATCCTCAAGCTGCCGGTCAAATTGCTTGAGTCGGTGTGTGACGATCAGCGCTGGCGGCGGCCGGCGGGCGGGGTGCGTTTTATGCGCAACCACTACCGGCTCGATGAGCTGGAAGGCTTTCTTGGCTTGCTGGGCATGGTGTGCCAGGAGTCCGAGGCCAGTGACCCGCTGCTGCGGGTGCAGGAGCATTACACGCAGATTGTCGCCAGCAAGTTGCTGACCCTGATGCAGACCAATATCAGCCGCGAAAACCTGGCATCTGCCAGTGCCAGTATTGAGCGCCTCCTTGATTACATCGAGCGCAACCTCAAGCAGGAAATCAGCAGCGAAGACCTGGCTGCGCAAGCGTGCATCAGCCAGCGCTCGCTCTACAGCCTGTTCGAGCGCCAGTTGGGCGTGACCCCCTTGCAGTACATCCGCCAGCGCAAGCTGACGCGTATCCACACTTGCTTGAGCGACCCCGGTTGCACGGTGCGCAGCCTCACCGAGCTGGCGCTCGATTATGGTTTTGTGCATTTGGGGCGGTTCTCCGAGAGTTACCGCCTGCAGTTTGGCGAACTGCCTTCGAGCACCCTCAAGCGCCGGCATTGAACGTGCCGCCACCTGCTGGGGTGGGAGCGGGCTTGCTCGCGATGGGATCGCTGCGGTGTCACA harbors:
- the mnmH gene encoding tRNA 2-selenouridine(34) synthase MnmH — translated: MADDVTDYRELFLNDRPMMDTRAPIEFHKGAFPGVVNLPLMTDRERERVGTCYKQQGQQAAVVLGHQLVSGQVKAERLQAWADFARANPEGCLYCFRGGMRSQIVQQWLKHDAGIDYPRVTGGYKALRSFLIQTLDDAVAQCDMTVLGGMTGTGKTDVLVQLNNGLDLEGHANHRGSSFGKRATAQPSNIDFENRLAIDVLKKRAKGHEGFVVEDESRTVGSCALPLTLYQRMQGAPVVWLEDRLESRVERILRDYVVDLCAEFTASNGEHGFALFSRRLLESLANIQRRLGGERHQRLQAVMQEALQEQERCGAVDLHRVWIEALLREYYDPMYAFQREKKGSRIAFAGDQAAVLEYLRSTPSH
- a CDS encoding electron transfer flavoprotein subunit alpha/FixB family protein: MTVLVLAEHDGVGIASATLNTLAAAGQIGADIHLLVAGQGLGSVAQAAAQIAGVAKVLVADNAAYAHQLPENLAPLIAELGAGYSHILAAATSNGKNILPRVAAQLDVDQISEIISVVSADTFTRPIYAGNAIATVQSTAPVKVITVRATGFDPVAAQGGSAAVEAVAAVHDAGTSSFVGEVLAKSDRPELTAAKVVVSGGRGMQNGDNFKYLYALADKLGAGVGASRAAVDAGFVPNDMQVGQTGKIVAPQLYIAVGISGAIQHLAGMKDSKVIVAINKDEEAPIFQVADYGLVADLFDAVPELEQAV
- the selD gene encoding selenide, water dikinase SelD, which encodes MSEPIRLTQYSHGAGCGCKISPQVLEVILAGSGAQNLDPKLWVGNASRDDAAVYALDDERGVVSTTDFFMPIVDDPYDFGRIAATNAISDIYAMGGDPLMAIAILGWPVHLLPPEVAREVIRGGRAVCDDAGIPLAGGHSIDTPEPIFGLAVTGVVNKRQMKRNDTATAGCLLYLTKPLGIGILTTAEKKGKLRTADVGLARDWMCTLNKVGSQFAKLDGVKAMTDVTGFGLLGHLVEMADGSQLTAQIEYARVPRLASVEYYLEQGCVPGGTLRNYDSYAAQLSPLQELHKRVLCDPQTSGGLLVAVSPEGNQAFLQMASEHGLTLEPIGQLVERQTYAVEVS
- a CDS encoding amidohydrolase produces the protein MLPRLRHAPLYLALLSTLTGTSHAADLSWVDPAVAAVNDQVISLRHTLHQNPEMGNQEFKTAALVAEQLKSLGLQVRTGVGKTGVVGVLKGGLPGPVVALRADMDALPVKEMTGLPYASTATGIRLGKTVPVMHACGHDTHTAMLLGAARVLAEHRDQVAGTVVFLFQPAEEGAADVDEFETDTLIGAQAMIRDGALDSPKVEAIFGVHVMAGYPTGHLYYKAGTVLNSSDGFRLIVKGQQTHGSAPWSGVDPVVASAAIIDGLQTLVSRRADLSQGMGVISVGTLNAGSAANIIPETVEMTGTIRSNSAAVRDTLLKKMPPLVQGIASAYEAKADLLLVNHAPVTSNDPQLTAAMVPALQLAAPGKVQLLPASLSPSEDFSYYAEKVPGLFVFLGATPEGQDMSKAANNHSPYFTADDATLATGVKAHVQFVMNYPGRVRGS
- a CDS encoding AraC family transcriptional regulator; translation: MDSRLLSERSSVFRHADPHAVSDYVNRHVGQHCIGLSRTTRPLASLNHRKFAELDLCRISYGGSVRVTSPALESIFHLQVLLRGNCLWRGANREQHLGPGELLVINPDDPVDLTYSQDCEKFILKLPVKLLESVCDDQRWRRPAGGVRFMRNHYRLDELEGFLGLLGMVCQESEASDPLLRVQEHYTQIVASKLLTLMQTNISRENLASASASIERLLDYIERNLKQEISSEDLAAQACISQRSLYSLFERQLGVTPLQYIRQRKLTRIHTCLSDPGCTVRSLTELALDYGFVHLGRFSESYRLQFGELPSSTLKRRH